In Camelus dromedarius isolate mCamDro1 chromosome 3, mCamDro1.pat, whole genome shotgun sequence, one DNA window encodes the following:
- the WNT9A gene encoding protein Wnt-9a isoform X1 — MLDGPLLARWLAAAFALTLLLAALRPSAAYFGLTGSEPLTILPLTLEPEAAAQAHYKACDRLKLERKQRRMCRRDPGVAETLVEAVSMSALECQYQFRFERWNCTLEGRYRASLLKRGFKETAFLYAISSAGLTHALAKACSAGRMERCTCDEAPDLENREAWQWGGCGDNLKYSSKFVKEFLGRRSSKDLRARVDFHNNLVGVKVIKAGVETTCKCHGVSGSCTVRTCWRQLAPFHEVGKRLKHKYETALKVGSTTNEATGEAGAISPPRGRASGTGGGDPLPRTPELVHLDDSPSFCLAGRFSPGTAGRRCHREKNCESICCGRGHNTQSRVVTRPCQCQVRWCCYVECRQCTQREEVYTCKG; from the exons GCTGACGGGCAGCGAGCCCTTGACCATCCTCCCGCTGACCCTGGAGCCGGAAGCAGCCGCGCAGGCGCACTATAAGGCGTGCGACCGACTGAAGCTGGAGCGCAAGCAGCGGCGCATGTGCCGCCGGGACCCGGGCGTGGCCGAGACGCTGGTGGAGGCGGTCAGCATGAGCGCCCTCGAGTGCCAGTACCAGTTCCGCTTTGAGCGCTGGAACTGCACCCTGGAGGGCCGCTACCGGGCCAGCCTGCTCAAGCGCG GCTTCAAGGAGACTGCCTTCCTCTATGCCATCTCCTCCGCGGGCCTGACCCATGCGCTGGCCAAGGCGTGCAGTGCAGGCCGCATGGAGCGCTGCACTTGTGATGAGGCCCCTGACCTGGAGAACCGGGAGGCCTGGCAGTGGGGTGGCTGCGGGGACAACCTCAAGTACAGCAGCAAGTTCGTCAAGGAGTTCCTGGGCCGGCGGTCGAGCAAGGATCTGCGAGCCCGTGTGGACTTCCACAACAACCTCGTGGGTGTGAAG gtGATCAAGGCCGGGGTGGAGACCACGTGCAAGTGCCATGGCGTGTCAGGCTCGTGCACTGTGAGGACGTGCTGGCGGCAGCTGGCGCCTTTCCACGAGGTGGGCAAGCGCCTGAAGCACAAGTACGAGACGGCGCTCAAGGTGGGCAGCACCACCAACGAGGCCACCGGCGAGGCTGGCGCCATCTCACCACCAAGGGGCCGGGCCTCAGGGACGGGTGGCGGCGACCCGCTACCCCGCACCCCGGAGCTAGTGCACCTGGACGACTCACCCAGCTTCTGCCTGGCTGGCCGCTTCTCCCCGGGCACTGCTGGCCGCAGGTGCCACCGCGAGAAGAACTGTGAGAGCATCTGCTGCGGGCGCGGCCACAACACACAGAGCCGAGTGGTGACCCGGCCCTGCCAGTGCCAGGTGCGCTGGTGCTGCTACGTGGAGTGCAGGCAGTGCACCCAGCGCGAGGAGGTCTACACCTGCAAGGGCTGA
- the WNT9A gene encoding protein Wnt-9a isoform X2 yields MLDGPLLARWLAAAFALTLLLAALRPSAAYFGLTGSEPLTILPLTLEPEAAAQAHYKACDRLKLERKQRRMCRRDPGVAETLVEAVSMSALECQYQFRFERWNCTLEGRYRASLLKRGFKETAFLYAISSAGLTHALAKACSAGRMERCTCDEAPDLENREAWQWGGCGDNLKYSSKFVKEFLGRRSSKDLRARVDFHNNLVGDQGRGGDHVQVPWRVRLVHCEDVLAAAGAFPRGGQAPEAQVRDGAQGGQHHQRGHRRGWRHLTTKGPGLRDGWRRPATPHPGASAPGRLTQLLPGWPLLPGHCWPQVPPREEL; encoded by the exons GCTGACGGGCAGCGAGCCCTTGACCATCCTCCCGCTGACCCTGGAGCCGGAAGCAGCCGCGCAGGCGCACTATAAGGCGTGCGACCGACTGAAGCTGGAGCGCAAGCAGCGGCGCATGTGCCGCCGGGACCCGGGCGTGGCCGAGACGCTGGTGGAGGCGGTCAGCATGAGCGCCCTCGAGTGCCAGTACCAGTTCCGCTTTGAGCGCTGGAACTGCACCCTGGAGGGCCGCTACCGGGCCAGCCTGCTCAAGCGCG GCTTCAAGGAGACTGCCTTCCTCTATGCCATCTCCTCCGCGGGCCTGACCCATGCGCTGGCCAAGGCGTGCAGTGCAGGCCGCATGGAGCGCTGCACTTGTGATGAGGCCCCTGACCTGGAGAACCGGGAGGCCTGGCAGTGGGGTGGCTGCGGGGACAACCTCAAGTACAGCAGCAAGTTCGTCAAGGAGTTCCTGGGCCGGCGGTCGAGCAAGGATCTGCGAGCCCGTGTGGACTTCCACAACAACCTCGTGG gtGATCAAGGCCGGGGTGGAGACCACGTGCAAGTGCCATGGCGTGTCAGGCTCGTGCACTGTGAGGACGTGCTGGCGGCAGCTGGCGCCTTTCCACGAGGTGGGCAAGCGCCTGAAGCACAAGTACGAGACGGCGCTCAAGGTGGGCAGCACCACCAACGAGGCCACCGGCGAGGCTGGCGCCATCTCACCACCAAGGGGCCGGGCCTCAGGGACGGGTGGCGGCGACCCGCTACCCCGCACCCCGGAGCTAGTGCACCTGGACGACTCACCCAGCTTCTGCCTGGCTGGCCGCTTCTCCCCGGGCACTGCTGGCCGCAGGTGCCACCGCGAGAAGAACTGTGA